One genomic segment of Nitrososphaera sp. includes these proteins:
- a CDS encoding 3-dehydroquinate synthase II: MTDIRNRELIIRPTVSKASLPKFLESIKARGIETVQAEPKVASAAGLKSVYESNDADLIICKSVDQVKQARTQTKILGYLKKVLSNSDIDEIDMAASAGAQFIIVDASDWKIIPLENIIAKLHRSKTKVYTTARSATEVATMFAVLELGVDGVILATDSEDEIERAQQQMTNVIFPIKPAKIVEIKDVGTGERVCVDTASMMSMGEGMLVGSKSNFMLLVHNESVGSSFTSPRPFRVNAGAVYCYTITPDGKTHYLSEIESGSEVWIVNAAGVSRKAVVGRSKIETRPLRLIRAEIDGQSGTVILQNAETIRLMTKDGKLLSVTELKVGDTVLGYSKPATGRHFGMEVDEYIVEK; this comes from the coding sequence TTGACTGATATCAGAAATCGTGAGCTAATCATACGACCAACGGTCTCAAAAGCAAGCCTGCCAAAATTTCTGGAAAGCATCAAGGCAAGGGGCATTGAGACTGTTCAGGCGGAGCCGAAGGTAGCATCCGCTGCAGGCCTCAAGAGCGTTTATGAGTCAAACGATGCGGACCTCATAATATGCAAGTCTGTCGACCAGGTCAAGCAGGCTCGGACACAGACAAAGATTCTGGGATACCTCAAAAAGGTGCTCAGCAACTCCGATATTGACGAGATTGACATGGCCGCATCGGCGGGGGCCCAGTTTATCATTGTTGACGCATCAGATTGGAAGATAATCCCGCTCGAAAACATTATCGCAAAACTTCACCGCTCCAAGACCAAAGTCTACACAACTGCCAGGAGTGCTACCGAAGTGGCAACAATGTTTGCCGTCCTTGAACTGGGCGTGGACGGCGTAATACTTGCGACCGATAGCGAAGACGAAATCGAGCGCGCACAGCAACAGATGACCAATGTCATCTTTCCTATCAAGCCTGCCAAGATAGTAGAGATCAAGGATGTTGGAACCGGCGAACGAGTCTGTGTTGACACTGCGTCCATGATGTCGATGGGCGAAGGTATGCTTGTCGGCAGCAAATCGAATTTCATGCTCCTTGTTCATAATGAGTCGGTAGGTTCTTCTTTTACTTCCCCTCGTCCTTTTCGTGTCAACGCCGGAGCGGTATACTGCTACACTATCACACCCGACGGCAAGACTCATTATCTTTCCGAGATCGAGTCTGGAAGCGAGGTGTGGATCGTAAATGCAGCTGGAGTTAGCCGAAAAGCAGTAGTAGGCAGGTCGAAAATAGAAACACGGCCATTGCGCCTTATAAGGGCGGAGATTGACGGCCAGTCAGGCACCGTGATTCTTCAGAATGCAGAGACTATCAGGCTCATGACAAAGGATGGCAAATTGCTCTCCGTCACGGAGCTAAAAGTGGGCGACACCGTGCTTGGCTATTCAAAGCCGGCTACCGGAAGGCACTTTGGCATGGAAGTCGACGAGTACATCGTCGAGAAATGA
- a CDS encoding DNA primase: protein MSRRPQLRLGTGDLAKYPFIDEAGSYIRESGFNWEELDRPEISQILPRAVKRIEAAADGEVFRELDRHEVEITSFLISLILVRAIGIDSLMKKYALAEARRAEEFLVSDIKKSDKDLRLALLSKIFEDLFHLKISFEPSLKLFAVSIPAYLGRASHFHEPEWKLVNRPVSKGMVLLDAEDAVRIIRTELIGLIADRIRAMDVSGVSDHVRQVASELRQRFAPRFEYKLSPVVDYPPCIKHAVETLGRGENLSHAARVMLATYMLAIGRGTDEIVQLFQNAPDFNEKITRYQVEHLAGARGSGTKYSVPSCDKLRIEALCFAIPACDGIINPVQFGRRKS from the coding sequence ATGTCACGCCGGCCGCAGTTGCGCCTGGGTACAGGAGACCTTGCAAAATACCCATTTATTGACGAGGCAGGATCCTATATTCGGGAGTCGGGCTTCAACTGGGAAGAACTCGATAGGCCTGAAATTTCACAGATCTTGCCAAGAGCTGTTAAAAGGATAGAGGCTGCGGCTGACGGCGAAGTTTTCAGAGAGCTGGACAGGCATGAAGTCGAAATTACCTCGTTTCTTATTTCGCTGATACTTGTCAGAGCGATAGGCATTGACTCGCTGATGAAAAAGTATGCGCTGGCAGAGGCAAGGCGTGCCGAAGAATTTCTTGTATCCGATATCAAGAAAAGCGATAAAGACCTGAGGTTGGCATTGCTTTCAAAGATTTTCGAAGACTTGTTTCATCTGAAAATTTCATTCGAGCCGTCTCTGAAGTTGTTTGCTGTTTCCATCCCCGCATACCTTGGCCGCGCATCGCACTTTCACGAACCCGAATGGAAACTGGTGAACAGGCCCGTCTCCAAGGGAATGGTCCTTTTGGATGCCGAGGATGCTGTCAGAATAATTCGAACCGAGCTCATAGGGCTGATTGCCGACCGCATAAGGGCAATGGATGTCAGCGGAGTCTCAGACCATGTTCGCCAAGTGGCATCGGAGCTTCGCCAGCGTTTTGCCCCTCGCTTCGAGTACAAGTTATCCCCCGTCGTAGATTATCCTCCCTGCATAAAACACGCGGTAGAGACGCTGGGAAGAGGCGAAAACCTATCGCACGCGGCCCGAGTGATGCTTGCCACGTACATGCTGGCAATTGGAAGAGGTACGGACGAGATAGTGCAGCTTTTTCAAAACGCTCCTGATTTCAACGAAAAGATTACCCGCTATCAGGTCGAGCATCTTGCGGGAGCCAGGGGGAGCGGTACCAAGTACTCGGTGCCGTCGTGCGACAAGCTGCGTATTGAAGCACTGTGTTTTGCGATTCCTGCATGCGACGGCATAATCAATCCGGTCCAATTTGGACGGAGAAAATCATGA
- a CDS encoding deoxyribonuclease IV: MGNLTKLGVHVSAAGGIYNSVEKAKSLGCTAFQIFTRSPRGWQAKDLARADIDQFKSSLSASGIRRDAVVIHMPYLPNLSAPRGDIYEKSALSLKQEAQRASELGIPNLVIHLGSHMGAGEKQGVSQLVDALKSAADFVSSRSDLIFVLENGAGQKNRLGSSFEELRSLLDALGEPGRFGVCLDTCHAFAAGYDLRTQESVERVMEEFDRTVGLDAIRVIHLNDSKGGLGSKLDRHEDIGKGNIGSEGLAAFLGHKVCGSIPVILETPKQNEADDRRNLTAVLRLAES; this comes from the coding sequence TTGGGGAACCTGACAAAACTGGGCGTTCATGTCTCGGCCGCAGGTGGAATTTACAATTCGGTGGAAAAAGCAAAATCCTTAGGTTGTACTGCTTTTCAAATATTTACTAGAAGTCCGCGCGGCTGGCAGGCAAAAGACCTGGCACGCGCCGATATCGACCAGTTCAAATCGAGCCTCTCTGCCAGCGGGATCAGACGAGATGCGGTGGTCATACACATGCCGTATCTTCCGAACCTCTCGGCCCCCAGGGGGGACATTTATGAGAAGTCGGCATTGTCTCTGAAGCAGGAAGCGCAGCGGGCAAGCGAACTGGGGATTCCAAATCTAGTCATACATCTTGGCAGCCACATGGGCGCTGGAGAAAAGCAGGGAGTGAGCCAGTTGGTCGATGCCCTAAAGTCCGCAGCTGATTTTGTCTCTTCTAGGAGCGACCTTATATTCGTTTTAGAAAACGGTGCCGGACAGAAGAACAGGTTAGGATCGAGTTTTGAGGAACTGCGGTCGCTTCTGGACGCCCTTGGCGAACCGGGAAGGTTTGGCGTTTGCCTTGATACGTGCCATGCTTTCGCGGCCGGCTATGACCTCCGAACCCAAGAATCCGTCGAAAGAGTGATGGAGGAGTTCGACAGGACGGTTGGTCTTGACGCGATAAGGGTAATCCATCTTAACGACTCCAAGGGTGGCCTGGGTTCAAAACTCGATCGCCACGAGGATATCGGAAAAGGCAATATTGGATCCGAGGGGCTGGCAGCCTTTCTCGGCCACAAGGTCTGCGGATCCATACCAGTCATACTCGAGACTCCAAAACAAAATGAAGCAGATGATCGCCGAAATCTTACTGCAGTACTGAGACTAGCCGAATCATAG
- a CDS encoding DNA primase small subunit domain-containing protein, whose translation MTQDKSRDILQFLRSAFREYYFRGFSKFELPSMLQQREFGFTGFGSPGMKRHLSFGSAGELQAYLVREVPSDIYCSNSCYLHPTQPMDQKGWISASLIFDIDGKDLNLPCVESHTYTHCTACDTFQETPSGEKADQACVSCSGGRIEKVSIPCSKCIGGSLAHVRRLTDFLTGEFGFSEDDIAVYFSGNNGFHVHLSGGQDFETLDSRARMEIAGYISATGLMPEVLGVRKSKRDERGFIVRQSAPEMQYGWAARINALLKVVKASSKETTHRITDLGGYEGLKTRVEEAANKQRAIIDPQVTSDIHRIFRLPGSINSKSSLAKVRCDNLSDFDPFTKACVIGDAKIGIQVRAPVKLKLKGMSFKLGKEKAEVPAFAACYLICKGLATLEA comes from the coding sequence ATGACTCAAGATAAGTCGCGGGACATTTTGCAGTTCCTCAGGTCGGCATTCCGAGAGTATTATTTCCGCGGATTTAGTAAGTTTGAACTGCCGTCAATGCTCCAACAGAGGGAATTCGGTTTTACGGGCTTTGGAAGCCCCGGCATGAAGCGGCATCTTTCCTTTGGGAGTGCGGGTGAGCTGCAGGCGTATCTTGTAAGAGAGGTTCCTTCGGACATCTATTGTTCTAACTCTTGCTACCTGCATCCGACTCAACCGATGGATCAAAAGGGCTGGATTTCGGCATCGCTAATTTTCGATATTGACGGAAAAGACCTGAATCTTCCCTGTGTGGAAAGCCATACCTATACCCACTGCACCGCCTGCGATACATTTCAAGAGACGCCTTCGGGGGAAAAAGCAGATCAAGCATGCGTCAGCTGTTCGGGGGGTCGTATAGAAAAAGTGTCGATTCCCTGCTCGAAATGCATCGGAGGCTCACTAGCGCACGTTAGGAGACTGACAGACTTTCTAACCGGCGAATTTGGCTTCTCGGAAGATGATATTGCAGTTTACTTTTCAGGAAACAATGGCTTCCACGTTCATCTTTCTGGAGGCCAGGACTTTGAAACCCTGGACTCACGTGCAAGGATGGAAATTGCAGGCTACATCTCGGCTACCGGATTAATGCCCGAAGTGCTGGGCGTCAGAAAGTCCAAGAGGGACGAGAGAGGCTTCATAGTCAGGCAATCTGCCCCCGAAATGCAATACGGCTGGGCCGCGCGTATTAACGCGTTGCTCAAAGTCGTCAAAGCATCCTCAAAGGAGACCACCCACAGGATAACGGATCTTGGGGGTTACGAAGGACTGAAGACCCGTGTTGAGGAAGCTGCCAACAAACAGAGAGCCATTATTGACCCTCAAGTGACATCCGACATTCATAGGATCTTTCGCCTGCCAGGATCCATTAACAGCAAAAGCAGCCTAGCGAAGGTTCGATGCGACAATTTATCCGATTTTGATCCCTTCACCAAGGCCTGCGTAATAGGCGACGCGAAAATAGGGATCCAGGTAAGGGCACCGGTAAAACTCAAGCTGAAGGGGATGTCTTTCAAGCTCGGCAAAGAAAAGGCCGAGGTCCCGGCGTTCGCTGCATGTTACCTGATTTGCAAGGGTCTTGCAACGCTGGAAGCCTAG
- a CDS encoding UPF0182 family protein, translating to MNIQEFGALFLKPLFFLLISGLILAAIALVRLDVRNRRSITWYVLFVAVSFLKRNDFEKTRRGTYSEYTMSPMGFAVWQVTKIILLAPLFANAAFGMVIQAASQGAELHLDALVPIFSLPFADVQDGSDLGRSLVVPAMLPLTMILPLVFSALGVRLLIYLGLGGALDLFTRYLVDSSQGKPRYLGYISKIELIAGVTFLWIMFNLVFSTNLDASSRFVITAFLALGIAFISFGLLDTRRSRVIIYPDRRQLYARFVTAVAITAVAGIIVVVNDSFLGANSSTLRVPYAAQQISVNRYLAELDGVNQVSIHPNVTQPSYPMLTAANGSLASTVGKVILWDKEAALSRLKEPLSQRADLAVIDSELIRNNNSLFWAGVTTPVRPSESNLPNKWYSDHIALTHSDAGIPIISATLANGTGSESPEQLSPQKEVYFGPSGDSGIFSRAWSAYPIAQSAGPAADSVQYNPNGGVDLSPPLTWIFDPNFLLSYPGQTVHITRYKDIFQRMDTLFPYFIYEFQIGDTLSSQFRKIDVTPVTDGSKSYWLVPLIMPIDTSRVPWASSFALRLIGYGVIDAYSGSIKIYVTGNDEYSNVFYETYKDTGIVEQSMPAWLSKQLRYPPEMFIWRMGKFDTFHVTNPQDFVDSKQFYDIPKETGGIEQPSYYYMDLSGGQNSTKYVGVQLVQSRSAPTSGVVGYATVSSDLSSLGTLTFYSDSNSTSLSNSTLISPDSARQMLGKDKDFQLFKSQLPGSPKVGDATLYKSENLYAYVLPIYTSDSQAGAAEQLAGVAIVSAPTSQFANIVGIGQTLDDALRNFLNKSAPSSAATPSMPIPASNNESAVQARLLLVEHLFAADNVTLVKPTAIVSPAQFQEARVTLDVGSTQELEHLNSTVSSFISEFGSKRVYEWKTSDTVVNFGVITEIQGVSEIHYVTVILAR from the coding sequence ATGAATATTCAGGAATTTGGGGCTCTATTTCTAAAACCCCTCTTCTTCTTGCTGATTTCCGGCCTCATCCTTGCGGCCATTGCGCTGGTACGGCTAGACGTGCGTAATCGACGCTCCATAACATGGTACGTCCTGTTTGTAGCAGTTTCTTTCCTAAAGAGGAACGATTTCGAAAAGACGAGGAGGGGAACGTACTCGGAGTACACCATGTCTCCAATGGGTTTTGCGGTGTGGCAGGTCACAAAGATAATTCTGCTCGCACCGCTCTTTGCAAATGCGGCCTTTGGAATGGTTATCCAGGCCGCCTCTCAGGGAGCTGAGTTACACCTAGACGCCCTTGTTCCGATTTTTTCCCTTCCATTTGCAGATGTGCAGGACGGATCTGACCTTGGTAGATCACTGGTCGTCCCTGCGATGCTTCCGCTGACCATGATCCTGCCGCTGGTCTTCTCGGCACTCGGAGTTCGACTGTTGATCTACCTGGGCCTCGGAGGGGCGCTTGACTTGTTCACTCGATACCTGGTGGACTCATCGCAGGGAAAGCCGAGGTACCTGGGCTATATCTCCAAAATAGAACTGATTGCGGGAGTTACCTTTCTATGGATTATGTTCAATCTTGTATTCTCTACCAATCTCGACGCCAGCTCCCGTTTCGTCATTACAGCATTCTTGGCGTTAGGCATTGCATTTATCTCCTTTGGACTTTTGGACACCAGAAGGTCACGCGTAATTATTTATCCGGACAGGCGCCAACTGTACGCCAGATTTGTAACGGCGGTAGCGATTACTGCAGTTGCGGGAATAATTGTCGTGGTCAATGATTCTTTTCTGGGGGCAAACAGTTCAACACTACGGGTTCCTTACGCAGCACAACAAATCTCCGTTAACAGGTACCTTGCAGAGCTGGACGGCGTTAACCAGGTGTCAATTCATCCTAACGTCACGCAGCCATCATATCCGATGCTAACCGCAGCAAACGGAAGCCTCGCTTCAACAGTGGGCAAGGTAATTCTCTGGGACAAGGAAGCGGCGTTATCTCGATTGAAGGAACCGCTGAGCCAGAGAGCAGACCTAGCCGTAATTGATTCCGAACTTATAAGGAATAATAACTCGCTCTTCTGGGCAGGGGTCACGACGCCTGTCAGACCCTCGGAAAGCAATCTTCCAAACAAGTGGTATAGCGATCATATAGCTCTCACTCATTCCGACGCAGGCATCCCCATAATCAGCGCCACTTTGGCAAACGGAACAGGATCTGAAAGTCCCGAGCAGCTTTCACCGCAGAAGGAAGTCTACTTTGGTCCGAGCGGGGACTCCGGAATCTTTAGCAGAGCATGGTCCGCATATCCGATTGCGCAGTCCGCTGGACCAGCAGCTGACAGCGTGCAGTACAATCCAAACGGCGGGGTAGACCTGTCTCCTCCCCTCACATGGATCTTTGATCCCAATTTCCTTCTATCTTACCCCGGACAGACCGTCCACATAACTCGGTACAAGGATATCTTTCAACGAATGGATACATTGTTTCCTTACTTTATCTATGAGTTCCAGATAGGTGACACGCTCAGCAGCCAGTTCAGGAAAATCGATGTAACCCCGGTAACAGACGGTTCTAAAAGCTATTGGCTTGTGCCGTTAATAATGCCCATCGACACCTCGCGCGTCCCGTGGGCATCAAGCTTTGCTCTCCGTCTGATAGGATATGGAGTAATCGACGCTTATAGCGGCAGCATCAAGATATACGTAACCGGTAATGACGAATACTCTAATGTTTTCTACGAGACCTATAAGGACACGGGAATCGTCGAGCAATCAATGCCGGCCTGGCTTTCTAAGCAATTGCGGTATCCTCCCGAGATGTTTATCTGGCGAATGGGCAAGTTCGACACTTTCCATGTTACCAACCCACAGGACTTTGTCGATTCAAAGCAATTCTACGATATTCCGAAAGAAACAGGCGGTATCGAACAGCCTTCTTATTACTATATGGACTTGTCAGGCGGCCAAAACTCAACGAAATATGTCGGGGTACAATTAGTTCAATCACGCAGCGCCCCCACTTCGGGAGTGGTTGGATATGCCACTGTTTCTAGTGATTTGAGCAGTCTCGGTACCCTCACCTTCTATTCCGATTCAAATAGCACGTCTTTATCCAACTCGACGTTGATAAGTCCGGATTCTGCACGCCAGATGCTCGGCAAGGATAAGGACTTCCAGCTCTTCAAGTCCCAGCTTCCCGGCTCTCCAAAAGTAGGCGACGCCACCCTGTATAAGTCGGAAAACCTCTACGCATATGTCCTTCCCATATATACAAGCGACAGCCAAGCCGGGGCTGCAGAGCAGCTGGCAGGCGTTGCCATTGTAAGCGCTCCAACTTCCCAGTTTGCCAATATTGTTGGTATCGGCCAAACTCTGGACGACGCGCTCCGGAATTTCTTGAACAAGTCAGCGCCCAGTTCAGCCGCCACGCCTTCCATGCCGATCCCCGCATCAAACAACGAGTCGGCCGTTCAAGCGCGGCTGCTGCTGGTTGAACATTTGTTTGCGGCTGATAATGTCACGTTGGTCAAGCCTACGGCAATCGTTTCGCCTGCGCAGTTCCAGGAGGCACGCGTCACTCTTGATGTCGGGTCGACGC
- a CDS encoding 2-amino-3,7-dideoxy-D-threo-hept-6-ulosonate synthase, translated as MVFGRDVRLSRITRNGKMLCIPMDHGISNGPIRGIEDVHSMIEQCVPAGLTSILVNKGILKSMPRVPETGLIVHFSGSTSLGPAPNRKVLMGSVEEAIRLGADAVSLHINIGAKEEPEMLQKLGMVADKCDEWSVPLVAMMYPRGENIKNPHDPEIVAHTARIGAESGADIVKTVYTGDIESFKKVIKGCPVPIVIAGGPKASTDKEILEMCFGAMSAGAKGVTFGRNIFQHKRPPAMVRALYRVIIEGKSVREGMKELD; from the coding sequence ATGGTTTTTGGAAGAGACGTTCGGCTCAGCAGGATTACTAGAAATGGCAAGATGTTATGCATTCCGATGGATCATGGCATAAGCAACGGCCCAATACGTGGAATCGAGGATGTTCATTCCATGATCGAACAATGTGTTCCTGCTGGCCTTACATCGATCCTCGTCAACAAGGGGATACTGAAGTCAATGCCAAGAGTTCCAGAAACCGGGCTCATTGTCCATTTCTCTGGGAGCACCTCATTGGGACCCGCGCCGAACAGGAAAGTTCTGATGGGCTCAGTCGAAGAGGCGATCAGGCTTGGCGCAGACGCCGTTTCGCTTCACATCAACATCGGTGCTAAGGAAGAGCCTGAAATGCTACAAAAGCTCGGCATGGTAGCTGACAAGTGTGATGAGTGGAGCGTACCGCTGGTTGCGATGATGTATCCTCGCGGTGAGAACATCAAGAACCCTCATGATCCAGAGATCGTAGCCCACACCGCCCGAATTGGGGCAGAATCCGGTGCAGATATCGTGAAGACCGTGTATACCGGCGACATAGAGTCATTTAAGAAGGTCATAAAGGGATGCCCTGTGCCTATCGTCATTGCGGGCGGTCCAAAAGCATCCACGGACAAGGAAATTCTGGAAATGTGCTTTGGAGCAATGTCGGCAGGGGCAAAGGGAGTTACTTTTGGCCGGAACATATTCCAGCATAAAAGACCACCCGCTATGGTCCGGGCGCTGTACCGAGTGATAATTGAGGGCAAGTCGGTAAGAGAAGGTATGAAGGAACTTGACTGA